In Silene latifolia isolate original U9 population chromosome 3, ASM4854445v1, whole genome shotgun sequence, a single window of DNA contains:
- the LOC141649388 gene encoding uncharacterized protein LOC141649388, protein MRKPELSGRMAKWSVHLSGYDLKFEPRTAIKSQALADFVSDFCPALQTQAEQDILNLEEDKGEQVWELHVDGASNAKGAGVGLVLKSPQEDLIVQAVRCEFKATNNEAEYEALILGLKLALDLKIKHLQVCSDSKLIVNHVNDCYEARDPRMMAYLDVAKELKVRFVTFNIKQIPGSENAKRTH, encoded by the coding sequence ATGAGAAAACCAGAATTGTCAGGAAGAATGGCTAAATGGTCCGTGCACTTGAGCGGGTacgatttgaagtttgaaccccGTACGGCCATAAAGTCTCAGGCTCTGGCAGACTTTGTATCCGACTTCTGTCCAGCACTCCAGACCCAGGCCGAACAGGATATCCTAAatctggaagaagacaaaggagaGCAAGTATGGGAGCTACATGTGGACGGAGCTTCCAATGCCAAAGGAGCAGGAGTAGGTCTGGTCCTCAAATCACCCCAAGAAGACCTCATAGTCCAAGCTGTACggtgtgagttcaaagccacaaacaacgaagcagaatatgaggcaCTAATCCTGGGTCTGAAGCTGGCTCTGGATCTGAAAATCAAGCACCTTCAGGTCTGCAGTGACTCTAAGCTTATAGTTAACCATGTTAATGACTGCTATGAAGCCAGGGACCCCAGGATGATGGCATATCTAGATGTAGCAAAGGAGCTGAAAGTCAGATTTGTCACAttcaacatcaagcaaatcccCGGGAGCGAGAATGCGAAGCGCACGCACTAG
- the LOC141649387 gene encoding uncharacterized protein LOC141649387, with protein sequence MTDYFSKWIEAKSFSQVTETQVISFIKRNIICTFDIPSEIICDNGSQFIGNKTEAFCARWNISLQKSTPRTPGPTDKPNPKNKIIIENLKKKLEEIGGKWAEELPLGSAGRRTTPKVATGQTPLAWCSEQKRSSHLKSGSQPTDMDASQKTGIRWK encoded by the coding sequence ATGACggattacttttccaaatggatagaagcaaaATCATTCTCCCAGGTTACAGAAACCCAggtgatatctttcattaaacgcaatatcatatgcaCGTTTGACATTCCATCTGAAATTATATGCGATAATGGGTCTCAATTCATTGGAAATAAGACGGaagctttttgtgctaggtggaatatCTCGTTGCAGAAATCTACTCCCAGAACCCCAGGTCCAACGGACAAGCCGAATCCAAAGAACAAGATTatcattgaaaacttgaaaaagaaactAGAAGAGATTGGGGGCAAATGGGCGGAAGAGCTACCTCTCGGTTCTGCAGGGCGGCGAACCACACCAAAGGTTGCAACGGGGCAAACCCCTTTAGCTTGGTGTTCGGAGCAGAAGCGGTCATCCCATCTGAAGTCAGGGTCCCAacccacagatatggatgcatcacAGAAGACCGGAATCAGGTGGAAATGA